The following coding sequences lie in one Vicinamibacteria bacterium genomic window:
- a CDS encoding enoyl-CoA hydratase/isomerase family protein: MSTNVVLYESKQGIAIITLNRPEKLNAMNGDMWGALEATWRRFTNSDDRVAILTAAGERAFCVGADLNDPTLEVWRAIPGHIVEVDKPVIAAVFGHCLGGGMGLVQFADICVAADDTQFAFPEARVGLAIGGASSLVARVPHKIAMELMLTGESISAQRAYEVGLVNKVVARERLMEAAMDYAERIAANAPLVLGMLKRYAREVTPRGPVENAALWRREPERIFASRDAKEGIAAFREGRKPKFVGI, encoded by the coding sequence TTGAGCACTAACGTCGTCCTCTACGAGTCGAAGCAGGGGATCGCGATCATCACCCTGAACCGCCCGGAGAAGCTCAACGCGATGAACGGCGACATGTGGGGGGCTCTGGAAGCGACCTGGCGCCGATTCACCAACAGCGACGACCGGGTGGCCATTCTCACCGCTGCTGGCGAGCGGGCATTCTGCGTAGGTGCCGATCTGAACGATCCGACGCTCGAGGTCTGGCGGGCGATCCCGGGTCACATCGTCGAGGTGGACAAGCCGGTCATCGCCGCGGTCTTCGGACATTGTCTCGGGGGAGGCATGGGTCTGGTGCAGTTCGCCGATATCTGCGTGGCGGCCGACGATACGCAGTTCGCGTTCCCCGAGGCTCGGGTCGGCCTCGCCATCGGAGGCGCGAGCTCACTCGTGGCGCGTGTTCCCCACAAGATCGCCATGGAGCTCATGCTGACGGGCGAGTCCATCTCCGCGCAGCGGGCCTACGAGGTTGGACTCGTCAACAAGGTCGTCGCCCGGGAGCGCCTGATGGAAGCGGCCATGGATTACGCCGAGAGGATTGCGGCGAACGCGCCGCTGGTGCTCGGGATGCTCAAGCGTTACGCGCGGGAAGTGACCCCTCGTGGACCGGTAGAGAACGCGGCGCTTTGGAGGCGAGAGCCCGAGCGCATTTTCGCGAGCCGCGACGCGAAGGAAGGGATCGCCGCTTTCCGCGAGGGGCGGAAACCGAAGTTCGTGGGGATCTAG
- a CDS encoding helix-turn-helix transcriptional regulator has protein sequence MTPAVLHVLLSLADGERHGYGIKLDVEERTDGAIRLGPGTLYEAIHRLEKSGWIEETNHDERRKFYRLTRAGRRHLEKELNRLNEIIRFARSKALLR, from the coding sequence ATGACGCCCGCCGTTCTGCACGTATTGCTGTCGCTCGCCGACGGCGAAAGGCACGGCTATGGCATCAAGCTGGATGTCGAGGAGCGCACCGACGGAGCCATTCGTCTGGGTCCTGGTACTCTCTACGAAGCCATTCACCGCCTGGAGAAATCGGGTTGGATCGAGGAGACCAACCACGACGAGCGGCGCAAGTTCTACCGCCTCACCCGAGCCGGGCGACGCCACCTGGAAAAAGAGCTCAACCGGCTCAACGAGATCATCCGGTTCGCGCGCTCGAAGGCACTCCTGCGATGA
- a CDS encoding TIGR00730 family Rossman fold protein produces MKQPTIRPSSVMNTPGANLDGSDEGRFLHGPQRRRSELVRTLRIAWEFIRGFRTLHFVGPCVTVFGSARFQEDHRYYALAREVGSRLARAGFTVMTGGGPGIMEAANRGAKEAGGRTVGCSINLPKEMGANPYLDVHVDFHYFFVRKVMLVKYSYAYVVLPGGFGTMDEIFEAATLIQTGKMQDFPIVVMGTDYWSPLLGFLTQKMVEEGTVDGGDVERLVVTDSPEEAVSHVLRSATTKFGLVWAPRPSWILREQAKKEKPAPRSV; encoded by the coding sequence GTGAAACAGCCTACGATTCGCCCCAGCTCCGTCATGAACACGCCGGGAGCCAACCTCGACGGGTCGGACGAGGGACGCTTCCTGCACGGACCTCAGAGACGGCGCTCCGAGCTCGTTCGCACCTTGCGCATCGCGTGGGAGTTTATCCGCGGCTTCCGGACGCTTCACTTCGTCGGCCCCTGCGTTACCGTCTTCGGCTCGGCGCGATTCCAGGAGGACCATCGCTATTACGCACTGGCGCGTGAGGTCGGAAGCCGGCTGGCCCGCGCTGGCTTCACGGTGATGACCGGTGGCGGCCCCGGGATCATGGAAGCTGCCAACCGGGGGGCCAAAGAAGCGGGAGGACGGACCGTGGGCTGCAGCATCAATCTGCCTAAGGAAATGGGAGCGAACCCCTACCTCGACGTTCACGTCGACTTCCATTACTTCTTCGTCCGCAAAGTAATGCTGGTGAAATACTCGTACGCCTACGTCGTCCTGCCGGGCGGCTTCGGCACGATGGACGAGATCTTCGAAGCGGCCACTCTCATCCAGACGGGCAAGATGCAGGACTTCCCCATCGTCGTCATGGGCACGGATTACTGGTCTCCCCTTCTCGGTTTCTTGACACAGAAGATGGTCGAAGAAGGCACCGTCGACGGTGGGGACGTCGAACGACTCGTGGTGACCGACTCGCCGGAGGAAGCCGTCAGCCACGTCCTACGTTCCGCGACCACGAAGTTCGGTCTCGTGTGGGCGCCGCGGCCAAGCTGGATCCTGCGCGAGCAGGCCAAAAAAGAAAAGCCGGCGCCACGGAGCGTCTAA